The genomic window GGGAGGCAATTCTGTCGAACGTATAAATACCAAGCTGTGTGAAGCGGTGAAACATTCAGTTAGTCAGCTAACTCTGAGCTCAAAATGGGAAAGGCAAGGATAAATCACAGTTaggaattgaatttgaatttttcATGAAGCATTGCCTATTTGGCAAGTTATTAACTTACCTTGTCTTTTACCACAGATCATCTTTTACGAGGACAGGAACTTCCAGGGTCGGCACTATGAGTGCAGCACTGACTGTGCTGACCTGCACTCATACTTCAGTCGCTGTAACTCCATCCGTGTCATGAGTGACTGGTGGGTGGTGTATGAGAGACCCAATTACATGGGATACCAGTATGTTCTGAGCAGGGGAGATTATCCTGACTACCAGCGCTGGATGGGATTCAATGACAATATCAGGTCTTGTCGCACCTACCCACACGTAAGTTATCTTTGATGATATGTCTTTTCTAACCAAACTGTGACTTAGAAAATGATCAGTGAGCTCAATGTTTGAGTTTGTGCACATCAGCTCTGAAGAGATATCAGCTGTTTTCACAGGTCTGATTTTAACTTTGGCCAGTGCTGGTTAACAGGTAGTGGATTGTCTGCCTGTCACACATCCAGCCTGGTTTACCAATCCACTCACATGTCTTAAAGACACTGCCAGAGGTTAGTAACAGCCCTTGTAATTTCCCCTTgtaataggggaatttcacagtaacttcattgcagtgttaatgtaagccttacttgtgactaataaataaattttaactttaactttaattttggaGCTGCTGTTAAGTTTTACGAGTTGATCCTTAAGCCATTAGTTGTGCAAATCAGGAAATTATGTCTGGGTGTCATGTCAGCAGCCTATTGCAAAATACAAGAATATCTGGGATGTAATTGGATGCATTTATTTGTAATTCATCAAAAAACTGAAAGCGATATTATTGCATTGACATTGTCAAAAGTAATAAGGTCACCTCCAGATAGAGTAAGTCCTGAATGGCAGCAGTTTGCTGGCAGACATATGTGTAATCACTCCATCCATTTTACTGTAATTGTTTAATACATTATAGAAAAGAGAAAGCTTCTCCCacacagagaaacagaaaaaTAATCTGCTCACAATAGGAACCAGAAACAGAGTCAGATTTTTACTGATATTGATAAAGCTCTGTCTGTGTGCACCAACTAACATCAGTCCCATTGCACTCTTACACACACTTCACTGATTAactgtttaaatttaaatttacaaAATGACCTTTATTAGATCAACTTATTGGTAACAAGTCTCAAACATTATCAACCTATTGAATCAATGAGAATAAATTATCTCAGCATTGATCTCATTGTTGTTATCTGAGCTCCATTATATTTCTCCCTTTGCAATGTTTCTCTTTTTCTACACATATGTACATTTATAGTTTCATCGTCAATATAATCCTATTTCTATTCCAGAACCGAGGTGGAAACTACAGAATGAGGATTTACGAGAGGCCTGACTTTGGGggacagatgatggaattcaTGGAAGACTGTCCCTCTGTCTACGATCGTTTCCGTTACCGTGACATTCACTCCTCCCATGTGATGGACGGTTACTGGATCTTCTATGAACATCCCAACTACAGAGGCCGACAGTACTTCATGAGACCCGGTGAATACAGGAGATACAGCGACTGGGGCGGCTACAACTCAACTATTGGATCTTTCAGACGCATGAGGGATTTCTAgtttttcatttaaaaatatgATCTTATTTTATTTAATCAATTGTTAACATAATAAATACCCTCAATTATACTGTCATCTTGTTGAAATCACTTATTTTTAGGTCTAGCTATGACCCAGGCCAGAGACTCCAAGGtgatttgtgaagttagcctcaaCCCTCAGTGTTACATTTGACTCTGGCATTGgtcagcataaggtgtttcacaccgtgtatgattcaagtgaccaatTAGGAAACTTTTAccaaaacaaaatttatttatggATGCAGTTAGaatgtaacaaaaataattaacacaacttttaccaattacaagatttaaacatgacacagtgtatttcgtaacagctagctatctctgttgttccaatttaaatcgCTACCCCATAGagatacacccttcttcagaattagcacaaaaaacaagtatgctcaggTGATCCACGATATTCAGCTTTCTAACACTTCTGAACAGAAGTCCAGGCAGCAATTTTCAGAGAAgtatatatcctcaaaacagcaaactTTTTGTGTGAAAAGCCCAGCTTCCCTGTCACATGACCATACCTAACAATCATCCCAATGACGCCCCACTtggcaaaatcccaggggaaaacagcaggACGGCCTTAATTCAGATCAAACCAACATTCTAGCCATCAGAAACAATTAGGCTGCTTCAACAACAATACAGCATGCCGGTagaaccatgggtgggattttctggccatgctcacaccaagaccagaaattcctgccagagctcaacagacttttgcatggcccctattattcctgtggtgggtggaatgggaaaattccactctatgGCTCCAAGTGCATAAAAAACTGTtgtaacagatcctgcacaacaaTATTGCTCAGAtatgtttcttaaaggcacaatatcatcacaaTCCTCATAGAAACAGTTCAAAACACTGCAACTTATCTGGTCGGCACATCGAGAAAATTTCACCACAATGACCTCAGTTTTGTGATTATCATTAAAGTGAGGAAATCAAGAAGCTGGAAATGCATAGATCGATCCTGTCAGAGAAGCTGGAAAGGTGCCTATCCCCTGCTAATCTCACTGAAATTAGTGCAGTCTGCAGGAGACCATCTCATTTCTTTGGGAACTGCAGGCATCTTTTTGCGAGTAAACACATCGTCAATAAGGAATACCTCCAGCTTTCCTGAGGCTGCTGACCTTCAGTTCACCCGGCCTAATAGTCTCCTCTGTTCGATCAGGGCATTTGTAGACCAGAAAAGCAGGAAGTGACAACCTTTAGTCCCCACCCACGATACCTTCCCCTGTGGAGTTccctgagtaagagttttaacaacaccaggttaaagtccagcaggtttatttggtagcaaataccatcagctttcggagcgctgtcccttcgtcagatggagtggaaatgtgcacatttccactccatctgacgaacgggcagcgctccgaaagctgatggtatttgctaccaaataaacctgttggactttaacctggtgctgttaaaactcttactgtgttcaccccagtccaacgccagcatctccacatcatgcgttCCCTGAGCACAGGAGTGATTTAGGCCAATTTGGAGGAACAGGAGACAGtccctgaagagagagagaaccaTTCACAATATCAGCTAATGTGTGAGGCAAGAAGGGAAGTTGCAGAGTTAGCAATTTAGTAGATGTAGTTTCAGTGAATTAGGAGATGTTTCTCCAGGGCAAAATGTGTTTGGAAAGGGCATGAGGAACATGAGAGAGATGCAAGGGAATGATGTAAGATTTGGACTAGGGCAGGGGAAATATTCAGAGGATGTTTGGCCCGATGGACTCGAGGAAGTGGGGCAGAGAATACTCCAAGCGAATGTGGTTCATTAAACTGAAAACACATTCAGAAACAAGTCACATGACAAAGCATCTCAAGCAATCTTGCTAGAAAAAGACATTATTAGTTTATATCCATctatttcctacattacgacaTGATTTGAGGCTTTAGTTTACCTGAGTGGAATGGATACAacaaaggctatgggtcctgacaacatcTCGAATATGAGGCCAAcaactgtgctccagaactagccatgtcCATAGCCACGCCATTCCAGTAAAAAATTGGCATctgtctgacaatgtggaaaattgcccagctctATCCTGTTCACAAAAATGCTGGACAACTCCCATTTGGTCAATGACCACCCCATTAATTTCAATCATCGGCAAATGGTTGAAGGTTAGTGTTATCAAGCAACACATTCGCTGcagtaaaggtaaagtcaccatcatCCCAGCTGACTACATGAT from Mustelus asterias chromosome 14, sMusAst1.hap1.1, whole genome shotgun sequence includes these protein-coding regions:
- the LOC144503810 gene encoding gamma-crystallin S-1-like codes for the protein MWITGSKIIFYEDRNFQGRHYECSTDCADLHSYFSRCNSIRVMSDWWVVYERPNYMGYQYVLSRGDYPDYQRWMGFNDNIRSCRTYPHNRGGNYRMRIYERPDFGGQMMEFMEDCPSVYDRFRYRDIHSSHVMDGYWIFYEHPNYRGRQYFMRPGEYRRYSDWGGYNSTIGSFRRMRDF